From the genome of Portunus trituberculatus isolate SZX2019 chromosome 5, ASM1759143v1, whole genome shotgun sequence:
ACTTACATTACAGTTCCcacaatattaattaaaaagaaacacgaaacgacacgaggagaaagagagagagagagagagagagagagaaaaaaaaagaaatataaaaagaacaaaacacattcaaattcCCACAagcttaattaaaaaaaaaaaaaacatgaaacgacgcaagaaggagagaaagaaaatattacgaCAAATACAAAATTAATGAGAACAAAACTGACATTGAAATTCCCACGAGCTTAAttaacaaagaaatagaaaagatacaaatacaagaacaagaacaagaattttaatacaagagaaaaaaattataaaaaaaaaaacatccccacttggttgccagttcccttacagatcaAAAGGAGTTCGAGAAAAATCGCGACAAATCTCTCGAAACTTgtcttgattaaaaaaaaaaatatgatacgaCACATAAATTTGATACAAGACACACAATTtcggtaaaagaaagaaaaaaaacacaaagaaaaaacaaactcaaAATATGTCTAAtgaaaaaactaataacaacaacaataaaaacaataacaacattacaACTCCATTTAAAGTTATAACCACCacccctttctccccctcccccccttgaaaaataaaacataccccgaaaaataatgcaaacaccacaaacacaaaaaaaacattcaaaaacacaaaacatcacTTCGAAGCTTCAACTGTTTCATTTTGAGGCTTCACACGAGTCCCGGTTCACTAGTCACGAAGCTCTCCATTTGTGAACCGAATGAATCAAACTAACGCGGTTCGATGCTCTTGAAATCGTGAACCGGGGGCGTCAGTTCACGAGATAACAAGTGCTTGAATCCATGAACCGGGTAAACCAGTCTCCGGTTCACCTGTGGCTGGAACTCACGAACAGGGGGAGTCAGTTCAACAGGCAGTGAAGCTTCGAACTCATGAACCGGTGGAGTGATTTCGCGGTTCATCTCTGGCTGGAATTCATGAACCGGTGGAGTCAGTTCGCGGTTCATCTCTGGCTGGAACTCGTGAACCGGTGGAATCAATTCGCGGTTCATCTCTGGCTGGAATTCATGAACCGGTGGAGTCAGTTCGCGGTTCATCTCTGGCTGAAACTCATGAACCGGTGGAGTAATTTCGCGGTTCATCTCTGGCTGGAACTCGTGAACCGGTGGAGTCAATTCGCGGTTCATCTCTGGCTGGAACTCGTGAACCGGTGGAGTCAATTCGCGGTTCATCTGTGGCTGGAACTCGTGAACCGGTGGAGTCAGTTCGCGGTTCATCTCTAGCTGGAATTCATGAACCGGTGGAGTCAGTTCGCGGTTCATCTCTGGCTGGAACTCGTGAACCGGTGGAGTGAGTTCAACAGGTAGTGAAGCTTCGAACTCAAGAACCGGGGGGATCATTTCACGATTCAGCTCGAAATCGTGAACCGGGTGCGTAAATTGACGGTTCAGATGGGGCTGGTACTCATGAACTGGCGGGGTCATTTCACGATTCGGTTCGTGAAATACTACGAGCggtcctttcttgttcttcttcgtgttctttttctcctgaCGAAGTGGCGAGGTCTTCTTCGGCCCCTTCCACTTCTTCGGGTAGAGTTTGACTGGTTTCCGTGGGGTCCCTAGGTTCGCGGCCCTTTGCCACATCTCCATCACCTTCTGCGGGTGAATCATGGGTATTTCTCCCACGTTCCCTCCTGCAGAAGGCGCTGAAGACAAATTTTCTGCATTCTTAAGCTTCAAAGGGTGACTACTGACGAAGGGAGATgcgagaaccaccaccaccaccaccaggagccaCGTCCCCACACACGCTGCCCACTGCCTCATGTCTGTCACCTGTGCagcttgacagagagagaggtgttactTGGGCCGAGCGCCGAGATGGACTGGCTGAGGCGCGGCGGGTGAGCGGAGTCTATTTATgcaagagatggtggtggtagtggtagtgatggtggtagtggtggtggtggtggtggtggaaggatgaACAACCGCTTGGGACAAACAGAGAAATCTTATCCACGCTTGactttctagagagagagagagagagagagagagagagagagagagagagagagagagagagagagagagagaagattctaACCACAACCTGCCCCAATACCTTATAACGAATGTGATTTATGTAtatctgtttgtgtatttatccTTTCCTAcaccctatctatctatctatctatctatctatctatctatctacgcatctagtctgtctgtctgtgtgtctgtctgtgtgtctgtgtgtcgatTATTTGCAAGGACGCTTCCTAGTTGAGGTAAAAAACGGATTATAATATTAACTAACTGTTCTTATTAATCTCTtacgtgtcctcctcctcctcctcctcctcctcctcctcctcctcctcctcctctctactattcctgttcttttgttttgctattttttttcatcattattattgttctcttcatattctcttccttctccttctccttcttcttcttcttcttcttccttctcctccttcttcttctcttctcgcttattttcatgacatttatcttctttgtctcttttcatcaccatctctgcctcctcctcctcctcctcctcctccttctcctctcctcctcctcctcctcctcctcctcctcttcctccttctcctcctcctcctcctccaacactcattttatattttttgttgaaaTTTGAAAGTTTCTGatgtaatatgagagagagagagagagagagagagagagagagagagagagagagagagagagagagagagagagagagagagagagagagagagagagtaataagcaCAATACGAACAAATCATGAACAAATAGACTCATCGTGAAAGTACAAATATTGCGTCAttattgccacacacacacacacacacacacacacacacacacacacacacacacacacacacacacactcaagtaaaaaagaagagaaagcattGAAGACTCacgtaaattctctctctctctctctctctctctctctctctctctctctctctctctctctctctctctctgatgtacattacctaaaacaacaacaaaagaaagaaaaacaacaataatgaaagtaaagattagccagagagagagagagagagagagagagagagagagagagatggctcaCTTAGATATTTCAAAACACGTCTATATAAATGTGATGGTGACATTACACGTGTGAAagtgtcatatttctctctctctctctctctctctctctctctctctctctctctctctctctctctctcttctcctttgttttgcATTCAGTTCgacttccttcattccattgttgttgttgttgttgttgttgttgttgttattgctgatgttgttaagatacgttttgttgttgttgttgttgttgttgttgttgtctttatgAAGTTTGCCTTGCTTATtctatcttgtttatttatttatttatttatttgcttatttatttacgttcctatttttgtcttcgtctttttctgcctcttctTATTGTTCGAGTTTATAATCAgttcgcaccaccaccaccaccaccaccaccactactactacaacaacaacagcaacaaccactactactaccactactactactactattgtccaCTGAAGTCAATTATCTGTAAGGCTTTGTGTTAACTGTATTGTGACGAACGGAAGCACAGTACAGAGatgcccttgagagagagagagagagagagagagagagagagagagagagagagagagagagagagagagagcaccacagCCAATCAAGTAGCTTCTCACCCTCTCGCTCCTTTCTATTGGCTAAGACCCCCCTGCAAGAAACACCtaatagaaaacgagatgtcAGACTCACAGTGGATTTGACAGTTGTGGAGGCAAGaagtgtttcctctctctctctctctctctctctctccgcaggaaggaggaagcgatTTTGAGTGCAAGATTGCGAGTGAATGTACtattacgtgtgcgtgtgtgtgtgcgtgcaatcAACACCTTCTTCACTCCGCCAGTTGTAAACATTACCGTGTGTTGcaccgtcagagagagagagagagagagagagattcattagaCCATTCGAAACCTTTTAAAAACTCCAAATATTCCATTAAGCCCTGGCAGACTATCAAAAACCATAAAAGACTATTGGAACCTCTTATGAACTCCCACTAGAGTGTTAAACctttgaaagactcacaaacaCTCACTAGACCTGCTAAACCCTTGAAATATATGACAAATACCATTAAACGTTGCCAGACTATcaaaaaccatgaaaaaaacattgaaaacctTTATAAACTACCATTATAGAgcttattaaccctttcagtaccatgacgcatttccatattcattctggtgattacttggtgattctatacagcttcagaaactcatggggagattgaaatagtgaagactgtgcccattaatcttcaggcctccatagacccttcctaatgtcaataaaattatctaatggtacacaaaactcaaaataaaaatgcatcacagtactgaaaggattaaaatagtgaagactgtcaccattaatcttctgacctccatagacccttcctggtgTCAAtcaaatggtccaatcgtacggtaatctcaaggtaaaaacgtgtcccagtaatgaaggggttaaacctttGAAAAACTCACACTTAACACTCACTAGAGCTGTTAAACCCTTGAAAACATGATACACTCCACCACAGCTCaataaaaccccaaaaaaacacccttgaaaaccaacacacacaaaaaaaaaaaaaaaaaaacattgcaatATAACCTATCAAACTACTTTTTACtaactcaacaccaccacacagagAGATGGATATttattcaccatcaccaccaccaccactaccaccaccagcagcagcgccACTCCACTCAAGCGCACGGTTCCAAAAATGCCCACCAGTGTTTGATCCTCTGGGCTACCTCGCCTTCTTACTAATAGCAGGTCAACTTGGGCTTAACATCATCACTTTAaccatcaataacaataacaacaataacaataatgacgataataacaataacaataacaataacaatgataacggGAGGAGTATGGAGGGTTTAAATTTAAGtaacgggagagagggaggaggtagcGCTTGGGAGAGGATTAACGGAGGAACTCGAGAGGGAAGAGACAACACAGATCGGAGAGAAAGAAGTTacagagagatgggagagaatggaggagaaagaaaaagaaatcgagAGGGAAAGAACATAGAtgaaaagacgaaagagaatggaagaggcaagaataaacaaagagacaacACAGATCGGAGAGAAAGAAGTTacagagagatgggagagaatggagaagagaaagaaaacgagagggagaaagcataaatatgagagaaagagggcgttatagagagatggaagagaatggaagaggagaaagaaaacaagagaacaaagattggagagaaagatggcatagagagatggaagagggtggaagaggagaaattaagAGAATAAGGGAAATAGAGAGTAAAAGTAAGATAGgaccagagaggaagagaaaaaggaatagaaaaacaaaagatatgaaagaaaggaataatggaggtaatggagataaaagaagggaggaaagagagaacggGAGAGAAAAATCAATGGGTggcgagaaagaaaatgggattgaaagaaggaaaaggaaaaaatgcaggtgtaaaaaagaaagatgaaaaaatagatgaaaatagtggaaaatgaatgaaatgactATGAAcgatgaaaaaatggaaaaaaaaagtgacattgagagaagataaatgtgaaaaaaagttaaaataaacgaaataaactaaaaagaatacgattaacgaaaagaaacaggaagaatgaaaaaaaaaataagttgaaaTGTAAAGACACAAATacgatacataaataaaaatgaagaataaatgaaaaggaaacagaaaacatgaaaaatgaaagaaaataaagacgtgAAAGGTGAAATAGAATATGAAAATTAAATGATGaaacaaaattgaaagaaataagaaagatgatacaaaaataaaaaaaaataaattaatgaaacaaatgcgaacaagaaaacagaaaggtaaaataaaacacaaaaactaaataatgaaaaaataaatagataaatacgaaagataatacaaaacacaaataataataaaaccaacTAACACCAAACACTTTTAATAGATAATGGACGAGTgggtggcggcagcggtggaGAAGGCGGGAGCGGGAactgaggcggcggcggcgagagGAGCATCGTACTGCGCACCACCTCACCAAACCTTCTCTTACTTCGGCTTCATGAACCTGCTTCTGATACTGCTGCAGCtcatcaccactgtcatcaccatcaacaacaataacaataataacaataacaataataacaataacaataacaacaacaacaatgacataaATGGTCGACACGTTAGATCTGTGGCTAATAATGACATGATATCTGACATTTTGAAGGTAATAATTGAGGAGACAGAATACATTAGTTTACCATTaaaaagcaacagaaaacgccgtcttaaaacaacaaaaaacaagaattttATGGGAAAATGTACTAATCCTGCATTAAATCCTCAGAAATATTGGAATAAACGCGTCTTTTCTGCAGCAAATTACCAGAAAACTCAGGAAATCCACACTTTTCCTGCACCGAATCATCAGAAAATTCAGAACTTCAGAAAACCACAGAAATCAAGATACAACCCGACTGTCCctgaagaaaacgaggacaaTGCTAAAGAAAATGAGTCTGACGATCCCTGGTCCTTGGTCCCACACGTGAGCAGCGAGGCGGGGGTGGGCGTGGCTGCCGGGGTGTCTGTGGGTGCCGTGGCCACGTGGGCGGGGCAGGTGGTCGCGTCCCGTCCCTGCAGCAGGTGGTTGGCGTGTCAGGTGGTGCAGATGGTGCACAGGTGAGTTCTGACACCTGGCCCTGTAtcaacacacacctcacactcaCCAGGGCTGCCTTCAGCGGCCACAGAAACAGTCACTCACTAGTCACTAGTCACTACAGGGTCACCGCCTGCAGTGGTGATGCAGAGgcgttggtgttgtggtgttactGTGTCGTGATTCAGTTCAGGGATGTTGCAATGCTGGTGTAATAATACAAGTAActtattgtgattattattattattattattattattattattattattatcattgctatcattACCATTTGGCCATCTTGTTTCTTCAGCGACAAcacaataaatacaataaaattcttcccttccttgcagAGGCGCGGGCGCGGAGTGGGCGTGTGCCAAGCGGCACCACGGCTGTCACTTGCTGCCGCGCCCGTCCTCACACTGGAACAGCGCTACGTGGAGTGAATAAGACAACCCTAGCGGGCGTGAGGGACGCGTCAGGAGGCAGTGCACCATCAGGATGGGGCGCGGCAGCACATGTAGAAGGCGAGGGGCACCATGAGGGCCAGCAGGATGGGGGTGTGGGCGGGGCTAGCGGCATAGTACACCGGCAGATTGTTGTGGCGGTCCAAGGTGTTGACGGGAGTGTCCCAGGACAGCAGCAGCTGCACCTGCTCCTCGTGGCCCCAGCGGCACGCGTACGCCAGCGCCGTGCGTCCTGCCTCGTCACACTCGTCTGGCGCCGCCCCCGCCTCCAGCAGCAGCCGTGACAGTCCCTCCTGGCCCGAGGCGACAGCCAGCATGAGGGGCGTCACGCCACCCTGGCCGGCTCGCCCCGGATCGGCGCCTTCCTGCAGCAGTGTGGCCAGCATCCTCTGAGAGCTCGCGGCGTTCTCGGCAATGTAGCGCACCAGTTCGGAGCGCAGGGCGGGGGTGTTGAGGGCAGGGAAGATGTCGATGGTGTTGAAGTAGTCCCAGGCCACCACCGCTTCGTGCACTGCCGTGGCGCCCACGTCATTGTGCACGTCCACCTGCGCCCCCGCGTCAATCAGTAGGCCCGCCACAGCGTGACTCTTGCAGCGCACCGCGGCGTGCAGAGCCGTGTTGCCCTGGCCGTCCCGCGCCTCCAGCTCGGCGCCGTACTCCAGCAGGCGCAGTACCTGCTCAGGGTGCCCCTCCACGgcctggaggtgcagggcggTGGTGCCATCGCTGGCAGCCACGTCTGGCCGGGCGCCCTTCTGCAGCAGCAATGTCACGGCTTCAATGGACGAGGCGGTCATCAGCGCCGTGCTGCCTGCCTCAGTGCGGGCTTCCACGTCGGCGCCGCCTGCCAGCAGCTCTTCCATCACGCCTACAGCATCCGCCTGTGACGCCTTGATGAGGGCCGTCTCACCCTTGGCGTCAGGCGTGTCCGGCGCGGCGCCCGCCGCCAGCAAGGCGTGCACGGCGTTTCGCTCGCGAATGATGGCTGCCGCCATGAGCGGCGTGTATCCCCGCGGATTGCTGAAGTTCGGGTCTGCGCCGTGGGCCAgcagcacacgcacgcacgccatGGACTGCTGCATGCCGATGCCGTCGCTGCGCCCCGCCGCCCACATGAGTGCCGCGTTGCCATCCCGTGAGGTCACGTTGGGGTTCGCGCCGCGCTCCAGCAACACCTTGAGCGTGTCCACCTGGCGGTAGTGCACGGCGCACAGCAGTGGCGTGTCCCCATCAGGCCCTCGCACGTCCACCTCGGCGCCCAGCTCCAGCACTAGCCGCACCAGCTCCGTGCTGCACGACTTTACCAGCAACGTCAACAGCGGCGTACCCTTGGGCGCGCGAGTGTGAGGTGACGCGCCAGCCTTCAGCAGCAGGAGCACCACGGCCTCCCAGCGGTCAGAGTCAGAGTTACACACCAGGAAGGTGAGGGGCGTGTAGCCCCCTGCCAGCACCAGGTTGGGATTCCCGCCCCCCTGCAGCCAAGTACGCACCGCCTCCTCGTCACACGTCGCGAAGGCACGGGCCACACGCGCGGCATCGTTCCCCTCGGGGCCCACCTGCTGCGACGTCCCCGCCAGGCCACTCCTGAGGGCAGGGCCGAGGGGCAGCATGGCGCACCCCGACTCAACACAACACTGTGCCCTGCCGGCGCTCACGGCGCGGCGCACTGCCAACACCCCTCGGCCCCACGCCCTCATGCCCTTACGCCCCGCGGCTATATATATACGCCCCGCCCCTCatcgctgtcaccaccaccatcaccacacctgaCCCACCACATCCAACCTGATCACCCCAACCCTTCACCGCCACCCCTCcctcactgacaccaccacccccGCCCCCCTCCCCACCACGCCAGACCAGTAACACTGCCATGCCAATACCGCGCtctacaccaacacacaccatcatacacacacaccatcacacataTTTTCTTATGCACACAAAGTAAtatagaacagagagagagagagagagagagagagagagatatgacaatTAACTTTCTGCAGTTCTTACCTTATCTTGTTCTCCTTTAATCTTCCACATGTTCCTCTGCATCATCCATCTTCTTCCATACTTTCTCTGACACATCCTTCTTTCGTATCTTCTCATGCAGTACGTGTTAGTCAATCTTCGtgattctgttctttttttttctctcctctgttcgtgacatcatcactaccaccaccaccaccaccaccacttcacctgTACGCACATCTCTAAACAacctcttctcatttcctcgtttgctttcttctttccctcttccttgtttcctaattactttcctttctcacttatttctcctctcttcctctaagactctttttctctttaacctttcttctcctttctctcctttgtctaaacctcactttctcctttctcctcatcctctctcaatttctttactatctcctttctctcttttacctaaacctcactttctttctcctttctccttctctctctctctcaatctctttactatccccctttctctcttttacctaaacctcactttctcctttctccttctccttctcaatcTCTTTactatctcctttctctcttttacctaaACCTCACTTTcttgctcctttctccttctcctctttactgtctctttttctctcc
Proteins encoded in this window:
- the LOC123514978 gene encoding early nodulin-75-like gives rise to the protein MRQWAACVGTWLLVVVVVVLASPFVSSHPLKLKNAENLSSAPSAGGNVGEIPMIHPQKVMEMWQRAANLGTPRKPVKLYPKKWKGPKKTSPLRQEKKNTKKNKKGPLVVFHEPNREMTPPVHEYQPHLNRQFTHPVHDFELNREMIPPVLEFEASLPVELTPPVHEFQPEMNRELTPPVHEFQLEMNRELTPPVHEFQPQMNRELTPPVHEFQPEMNRELTPPVHEFQPEMNREITPPVHEFQPEMNRELTPPVHEFQPEMNRELIPPVHEFQPEMNRELTPPVHEFQPEMNREITPPVHEFEASLPVELTPPVREFQPQVNRRLVYPVHGFKHLLSRELTPPVHDFKSIEPR
- the LOC123514735 gene encoding probable basic-leucine zipper transcription factor C; translated protein: MDEWVAAAVEKAGAGTEAAAARGASYCAPPHQTFSYFGFMNLLLILLQLITTVITINNNNNNNNNNNNNNNNNNNNDINGRHVRSVANNDMISDILKVIIEETEYISLPLKSNRKRRLKTTKNKNFMGKCTNPALNPQKYWNKRVFSAANYQKTQEIHTFPAPNHQKIQNFRKPQKSRYNPTVPEENEDNAKENESDDPWSLVPHVSSEAGVGVAAGVSVGAVATWAGQVVASRPCSRWLACQVVQMVHRGAGAEWACAKRHHGCHLLPRPSSHWNSATWSE
- the LOC123514727 gene encoding ankyrin homolog, which translates into the protein MRAWGRGVLAVRRAVSAGRAQCCVESGCAMLPLGPALRSGLAGTSQQVGPEGNDAARVARAFATCDEEAVRTWLQGGGNPNLVLAGGYTPLTFLVCNSDSDRWEAVVLLLLKAGASPHTRAPKGTPLLTLLVKSCSTELVRLVLELGAEVDVRGPDGDTPLLCAVHYRQVDTLKVLLERGANPNVTSRDGNAALMWAAGRSDGIGMQQSMACVRVLLAHGADPNFSNPRGYTPLMAAAIIRERNAVHALLAAGAAPDTPDAKGETALIKASQADAVGVMEELLAGGADVEARTEAGSTALMTASSIEAVTLLLQKGARPDVAASDGTTALHLQAVEGHPEQVLRLLEYGAELEARDGQGNTALHAAVRCKSHAVAGLLIDAGAQVDVHNDVGATAVHEAVVAWDYFNTIDIFPALNTPALRSELVRYIAENAASSQRMLATLLQEGADPGRAGQGGVTPLMLAVASGQEGLSRLLLEAGAAPDECDEAGRTALAYACRWGHEEQVQLLLSWDTPVNTLDRHNNLPVYYAASPAHTPILLALMVPLAFYMCCRAPS